A window from Citrus sinensis cultivar Valencia sweet orange chromosome 5, DVS_A1.0, whole genome shotgun sequence encodes these proteins:
- the LOC127902436 gene encoding uncharacterized protein LOC127902436, which produces MSPQTTSTSGSSGEEGSSGSGGTLSEKGEGDSGEVSPSGTSRPEERGTVGGRALSRDYAIDYMSCTTTFDELNDLRLRYSIPGEIPLKIPGKKDTPSRPPRGYVTLYLESFKYGLRCPLQPYFARILNGLNLAPGQLNPNGWRVLSVSWGVHFPLRPGQLKRVEAVLANSCSSRELLSTYNFLESRLILPGHKMEDAVIGALTRKRSRPPTTDRDQDKDAPAAKRKNIVQQVPPLQALPPASAKVGESSGAATDPASSSPPVVPRSRLPDGRPEHLVPYLNELSKLVSKKDLEGFDGCTLGELVGAMQYSAFHLSCMATYYKAKVGRYDRKMKEDIQSATTRADVAEKKARELNVENLKLIEQESLAQAKAITFEEELTKVKEDLQGQRAMYEAQLESLRDSHRAHMDDLAAGVAQHMDEEAAKEDAEGVEPIVIEEGDSPPRAVPADVGEASAPLDAAGDTPPAPEEVQPTDAAGLTDPRPS; this is translated from the exons ATGTCCCCCCAAACGACCTCCACGAGCGGAAGTAGTGGTGAAGAGGGATCTTCTGGCTCTGGAGGCACCTTGAGTGAGAAGGGGGAAGGTGATTCTGGTGAGGTGTCTCCATCTGGAACATCACGACCAGAAGAACGGGGTACAGTAGGAGGTAGAGCCTTGTCGCGTGATTATGCCATTGATTACATGTCGTGTACGACCACGTTTGACGAGCTCAATGACCTCCGACTTAGGTATAGTATTCCTGGTGAGATACCTCTTAAGATCCCAGGAAAGAAGGATACACCTAGCCGGCCTCCTAGGGGATACGTTACCCTGTATCTGGAGAGCTTTAAGTATGGGCTGAGGTGTCCCTTGCAGCCTTACTTTGCCCGGATACTTAACGGGCTAAATCTGGCTCCTGGTCAGCTGAACCCCAACGGGTGGAGAGTgctctctg TTTCCTGGGGTGTTCACTTCCCGCTCCGACCTGGTCAGCTTAAACGGGTCGAGGCTGTACTGGCCAATTCCTGCTCGAGCCGAGAACTGCTATCTACATACAACTTCCTCGAGTCTCGGTTGATACTTCCTGGCCATAAGATGGAGGACGCAGTGATTGGAGCTCTGACCAGGAAACGCTCTCGGCCTCCAACAACCGATAGGGACCAGGACAAAGATGCTCCCGCTGCGAAGCGAAAGAACATCGTGCAGCAGGTTCCTCCCTTGCAGGCTCTCCCTCCTGCCTCTGCTAAAGTCGGGGAATCCAGTGGAGCAGCCACTGATCCTGCTTCCTCTTCTCCACCTGTTGTGCCTCGGTCTCGCTTACCCGACGGCCGACCAGAACACTTGGTTCCCTATCTCAATGAGTTGTCTAAACTCGTGAGCAAGAAGGACCTGGAGGGCTTTGACGGTTGTACCCTGGGCGAGCTGGTGGGAGCCATGCAGTATAGCGCTTTCCATCTCAGCTGCATGGCCACCTACTATAAGGCCAAGGTAGGCCGTTACGacaggaagatgaaggaggacaTTCAATCGGCGACGACCAGAGCTGACGTTGCTGAGAAAAAAGCGCGGGAGCTAAACGTTGAGAACCTCAAGCTGATAGAGCAAGAGTCtcttgctcaagcaaaagccattacCTTCGAGGAGGAGCTGACCAAGGTTAAGGAGGATCTCCAAGGGCAGAGGGCTATGTATgaggctcagctcgaatctctCCGCGATTCCCACCGAGCTCAT atggatgaccttgcagctggtgtTGCTCAACATATGGACGAGGAGGCGGCCAAGGAAGATGCCGAAGGGGTAGAGCCGATCGTGATTGAGGAGGGAGactctcctcctcgtgcaGTCCCTGCTGATGTTGGCGAGGCGAGCGCCCCTCTGGATGCAGCTGGTGATACTCCTCCTGCACCTGAGGAGGTCCAACCAACCGACGCTGCTGGGCTTACTGATCCACGACCTTCCTGA
- the LOC102612248 gene encoding E3 ubiquitin-protein ligase APD2-like isoform X2, whose protein sequence is MVLGPGSSRLMKASSLFVRQVEVRSGSEKGFLLYGFSEKPQLTHETNWTVSNFLMVGSYSRKGISLWLNNGSAIRMRWETRGSKLNETQLVIIKGEREFQTLLPKFTSSSDPPALTDPIDGKNAEYDVEEDDMYYFGVTNKNPRSITMTMNVNVTSKIYDLTKAKNMCSSSNGSCRLKLLFPNSQYVILTTPSNGDLDGWHVEVSFAARLIIYIAILGFITLIIFLVSKYLGACDGNSDNTDSTAAREVTETDPLVHEKPVQFTYGTTNNDEDDDAGFSSTSSDDLYDAKLCVICYDDQRNCFFVPCGHCATCYDCGQRIMKDDSKVCPICRTLIHKVRRLFTP, encoded by the exons ATGGTGCTTGGACCAGGGTCGTCAAGACTGATGAAGGCAAGTTCTTTGTTCGTTCGCCAAGTCGAAGTCAGGTCTGGTAGCGAAAAAGGGTTTCTGCTTTATGGGTTCTCTGAGAAGCCTCAGTTAACTCATGAAACTAATTGGACTGTCTCGAACTTTTTGATGGTTGGATCTTATAGTCGCAAG GGAATTTCTTTGTGGTTGAACAACGGCTCTGCTATCCGTATGAGATGGGAAACTCGGGGCAGCAAATTAAATGAAACCCAATTGGTCATAATTAAAG GAGAACGAGAATTTCAGACATTACTGccaaaatttacaagttcCTCTGATCCCCCAGCTCTGACCGATCCCATCGACG gtAAAAATGCAGAATACGATGTTGAGGAAGACGACATGTACTATTTTGGTGTCACAAACAAGAATCCTCGAAGCATAACAATGACAATGAATGTAAATGTCACATCGAAAATATATGATCTGACAAAAGCGAAGAACATGTGCTCATCGTCAAACGGATCTTGCCGGCTCAAACTCTTGTTTCCCAATAGTCAATATGTCATACTTACAACACCCAGCAAT GGAGATCTAGATGGCTGGCACGTTGAGGTATCATTTGCGGCTCGTTTGATAATTTACATTGCAATTTTAG GATTTATCACCTTGATTATCTTTCTGGTATCAAAATACCTTGGAGCCTGTGATGGTAATAGTGACAACACAGATAGCACAGCAGCTAGAGAAGTAACTGAGACTGACCCTCTAGTCCACGAGAAGCCAGTTCAATTCACCTATGGAACAACCAATAATGACGAAGACGATGATGCAGGATTTTCTAGTACCTCTTCAGATGATCTCTATGACGCAAAATTATGTGTAATTTGTTACGACGATCAACGAAACTGCTTCTTCGTTCCATGTGGCCATTGTGCAACATGTTATGACTGTGGTCAGAG GATTATGAAGGATGATAGCAAGGTGTGTCCAATATGTCGTACGCTTATTCATAAGGTTAGAAGATTGTTTACCCCTTAG
- the LOC102612547 gene encoding cytochrome P450 81Q32-like, translating to MDSLFYYCFLILFSSYFLTKYFLQVNRNLPPSPGVSLPIIGHLYLFKKPLHRTLAKLSNQYGPILFTRFGSRPVVLVSSPSAAEECFTKNDIIFANRPRLLAGKHLGYNYTTLVWAPYGDHWRNLRRIASLELLSSNRLQMFHGIRVDEVKLLSQRLFRGSKSGEYRIFDMKSMFFELTLNVVMRMIAGKRYYGENVSGSEDARRFKAIVTETFQLSGATNVVDLLPFVKWVGLSKTEKRLMILHGKRDKFMQDLIEERRRLRCDSASEQRSRTMIDVLLSLQETEPEYYTDHIIRGMMQVLLGAGSDTSAATMEWALSSLLNNPEILVQAQSEIDTNVGQSRLIEESDLTALPYLHGVIKETLRMYPAAPLLVPHESSEECTIGGFKVPRGTMLLVNSWAIQNDPRIWEEPSKFKPERFREMAGKSDKYMLLPFGTGRRVCPGEGLAMRLVGLALGSLIQCFEWVRTGGELVDMSEGTGLTMPRAQPLLAMCRPRPAMVTLLSQL from the exons atggATTCCTTATTCTACTACTGCTTTCTTATCCTTTTCTCCTCATATTTCCTAACAAAATATTTCCTCCAAGTTAACAGAAATCTCCCACCAAGTCCTGGGGTTTCACTACCCATAATAGGCCATCTCTACTTGTTCAAGAAACCCCTTCATCGAACCCTGGCTAAACTATCAAATCAATATGGTCCGATTCTATTTACTAGGTTCGGTTCTCGCCCTGTCGTCCTTGTATCTTCCCCTTCTGCTGCAGAGGAATGCTTCACCAAAAATGACATCATATTCGCCAACCGCCCTCGCCTGCTTGCAGGAAAACATCTTGGTTACAACTACACCACCCTCGTTTGGGCCCCTTATGGTGACCATTGGCGCAACTTGCGCCGCATAGCTTCTCTTGAACTCTTGTCATCTAATCGACTGCAGATGTTTCATGGCATCCGCGTTGACGAGGTCAAGCTACTGTCTCAAAGGCTCTTTCGAGGATCAAAGAGCGGTGAGTACCGGATTTTTGATATGAAGTCTATGTTTTTTGAGCTAACTCTAAATGTGGTGATGCGGATGATTGCTGGGAAGCGTTATTATGGAGAGAACGTGTCAGGATCGGAGGATGCCAGAAGATTTAAAGCAATTGTTACTGAGACTTTCCAGTTGAGTGGTGCTACTAATGTTGTAGATCTTTTGCCATTTGTGAAGTGGGTTGGATTGAGCAAGACTGAAAAGAGGCTAATGATACTGCATGGGAAACGAGATAAGTTCATGCAGGATTTGATTGAAGAACGTAGAAGACTGAGGTGTGATTCTGCTTCTGAACAGAGGAGTAGAACTATGATTGATGTGCTACTATCACTGCAAGAGACTGAGCCTGAATATTATACAGATCATATAATCAGAGGGATGATGCAA GTCCTGCTAGGAGCAGGGTCAGACACTTCGGCTGCAACTATGGAATGGGCACTGTCAAGTTTGCTAAACAATCCAGAGATCCTTGTACAAGCTCAATCAGAAATTGACACAAACGTAGGGCAAAGCCGGCTAATTGAGGAATCTGATCTTACCGCACTTCCATATCTCCACGGCGTCATCAAAGAGACACTCAGGATGTACCCTGCAGCTCCACTACTAGTTCCTCATGAATCGTCCGAGGAGTGCACTATAGGAGGTTTCAAAGTTCCACGTGGCACAATGTTGTTGGTGAACTCGTGGGCCATACAAAATGATCCTAGAATATGGGAAGAGCCCTCAAAATTCAAGCCAGAGAGGTTCCGGGAAATGGCAGGGAAAAGTGATAAGTATATGCTTTTGCCATTTGGGACAGGGAGGAGAGTGTGTCCTGGAGAAGGCTTGGCGATGAGGTTGGTTGGGTTGGCATTAGGTTCATTGATTCAGTGCTTTGAGTGGGTGAGAACAGGTGGTGAGTTGGTGGACATGAGCGAAGGCACTGGGCTTACCATGCCTAGAGCTCAACCTTTGCTAGCAATGTGTAGGCCAAGACCCGCGATGGTGACCCTCCTTTCTCAACTTTGA
- the LOC127902438 gene encoding cytochrome P450 81Q32-like, which yields MDFREKSREEKTGFREMKNRFSECMRKRMNSLEGVTNPACRLLITGLPVNGQQLESRKRLAEKPNPAEENQNLASTVFIRFGSRPVVLVPSPSAAEECFTKNDIIFANRPRLLAGKHLGNNYTTLLWASYGDHWRNLRRIASLELLSSNRLQIFHGIRVDEVQLLCQRLFRGSESGEYRIVDMKSMFFELTLNVVMRMIAGKRYYGENVSGSEDARRFKAIVTETLQLSAATNLVDFLPFVKSAGLSKTEKRLLILRAKRDKFTQELIEEHRRLRCDSASEQRSGNMIDVLLSLQETEPEYYTDHIIRGMMQVLLIEGSDTSAATMEWALSSLLNNPEILEQAQSEIDTNVGQSRLIEESDLTELPYLHGIIKETLRIYPAAPLLVPHESSEECTIGGFKVPRGTMLLVNSWAIQNDPRIWEEPSKFKPERFREMAGKSDKYMLLPFGTGRRGCPGEGLAMRLVGLALGSMIQCFEWVRTGGELVDMSVGTGLTMPRAQPLLAMCRPRPAMVTLLSQL from the exons atggaTTTTAGAGAGAAATCAAGAGAGGAGAAAACGGGTTTTAGAGAGATGAAGAATCGGTTTTCCGAATGCATGAGGAAGAGAATGAATAGTTTAGAAGGGGTCACGAATCCGGCTTGCCGGCTCTTgataaccggcttgccggttaATGGGCAGCAACTTGAAAGCCGAAAACGGCTTGCCGAAAAACCAAATCCG gCAGAGGagaaccagaatctcgcatcaacagtATTCATTAGGTTCGGTTCTCGCCCTGTCGTCCTTGTACCTTCCCCTTCTGCTGCAGAGGAATGCTTCACCAAAAATGACATCATATTCGCCAACCGCCCCCGCCTGCTTGCAGGAAAACACCTTGGTAACAACTACACCACCCTCCTCTGGGCCTCTTACGGTGACCACTGGCGCAACTTGCGCCGAATAGCTTCTCTTGAACTCTTGTCATCTAATCGCCTGCAGATTTTTCATGGCATCCGCGTTGACGAGGTCCAGCTACTGTGTCAAAGGCTCTTCCGAGGATCAGAGAGCGGTGAGTACCGGATTGTTGACATGAAGTCTATGTTTTTTGAGCTAACTCTAAACGTGGTGATGCGGATGATTGCTGGGAAGCGATATTATGGAGAGAACGTGTCAGGATCGGAGGATGCCAGAAGATTTAAAGCAATTGTTACTGAGACTCTTCAATTGAGTGCTGCTACTAATCTTGTAGATTTTTTGCCATTTGTAAAGTCGGCTGGATTGAGCAAGACTGAAAAGAGACTATTGATACTGCGTGCAAAACGAGATAAGTTCACGCAGGAATTGATTGAAGAGCATAGAAGACTGAGGTGTGATTCTGCTTCTGAACAGAGGAGTGGAAATATGATTGATGTCCTACTATCACTGCAAGAGACTGAGCCTGAATATTATACAGATCATATAATCAGAGGGATGATGCAA GTCCTGCTAATAGAAGGGTCAGACACTTCGGCTGCAACTATGGAATGGGCACTGTCAAGTTTGCTAAACAATCCAGAGATCCTTGAACAAGCTCAATCAGAAATTGACACAAACGTTGGGCAAAGCCGGCTAATTGAGGAATCTGATCTTACTGAACTTCCATATCTCCACGGCATCATCAAAGAGACACTCAGGATATACCCTGCAGCTCCACTACTAGTTCCTCATGAATCGTCCGAGGAGTGCACTATAGGAGGTTTCAAAGTTCCACGTGGCACAATGTTGTTGGTGAACTCGTGGGCCATACAAAATGATCCTAGAATATGGGAAGAGCCCTCAAAATTCAAGCCAGAGAGGTTCCGGGAAATGGCAGGGAAAAGTGATAAGTATATGCTTTTGCCATTTGGGACAGGGAGGAGAGGGTGTCCTGGGGAAGGCTTGGCGATGAGGTTGGTTGGGTTGGCATTAGGTTCAATGATTCAGTGCTT